In the genome of Monodelphis domestica isolate mMonDom1 chromosome 2, mMonDom1.pri, whole genome shotgun sequence, one region contains:
- the PRR3 gene encoding proline-rich protein 3 translates to MPKRGKQRPPDPEESGDEESRSPSGPPSLLGPPPIANGKFGGPDPGFHRGPQGLRGPVIPPLLSLPVPFWGGCPMRGGPGPRPRPYLHSRWAYEDPEPRWGTGYGDHARNGPPNGWRNLGGSSSHHPSKNIPWPKNAPQLKDGVQEGDRTDKSNRPVCRHFSKGHCRYEDLCAFYHPGVNGPPL, encoded by the exons ATGCCCAAGAGGGGGAAGCAGCGGCCACCGGACCCCGAGGAGAGTGGGGATGAGGAGAGTAGGAGCCCTTCTG GTCCACCCAGCCTCTTGggccctcctcccatagccaatggaAAGTTTGGTGGCCCTGATCCAG GCTTCCACAGAGGCCCTCAGGGCTTAAGGGGACCAGTGATCCCACCACTCCTAAGCCTCCCAGTCCCTTTTTGGGGAGGGTGCCCAATGAGAGGGGGCCCAGGACCTAGGCCTCGACCATACCTACATAGCCGTTGGGCTTATGAGGATCCAGAACCTAGGTGGGGAACAGGCTATGGGGATCATGCCAGGAATGGTCCTCCCAATGGATGGAGAAACCTTGGAGGGAGCAGTAGCCACCATCCATCTAAGAACATCCCCTGGCCCAAGAATGCCCCTCAACTCAAGGATGGAGTTCAGGAAGGTGATAGAACAG ATAAATCCAATCGCCCTGTCTGCAGACACTTTTCAAAGGGTCACTGCCGCTATGAAGATCTTTGTGCCTTCTACCACCCAGGGGTGAATGGACCTCCATTGTAA
- the GNL1 gene encoding guanine nucleotide-binding protein-like 1: MLFLTSQVVESTHPTGPSARAGDQREPDRAMPRKKPFSVKQKKKQLQDKRERKRGLQDGFRSSSNSRSGSRERREDQTDTSDGESVTQQIRRLNQQPTHHGSGHRYDPNRYRLHFERETREEVERKKRAAREQVLKPVNEKSLELDIGDIYRPGSNLDFPRRPPWNYEMSREQLMTREEKSFQEYLGKIHGSYASEQLSYFEHNLETWRQLWRVLEMSDIVLLITDIRHPVINFPPALYEYVTGELGLSLILVLNKVDLAPPALVIAWKYHFRLHYPRLHLVLFTSFPRDPQTPQDPKTVLKKRRKQGRVWTRALGPEQLLRACETITAGKVDLSSWREKMDRDAAGASREAGSGEEEEDEEGSAVLVEQQTDVALEPTGPTREQYKDGVVTIGCVGFPNVGKSSLINGLVGRKVVSVSRTPGHTRYFQTYFLTPTVRLCDCPGLIFPSLLPRQLQVLAGIYPIAQIQEPYTSVGYLASRIPVQALLRLRHPEAEDSGHEPPWCAWDICEAWAEKRGYKTAKAARNDVYRAANSLLRLAADGRLSLCLRPPGYTEQRASWESHPETLELVMLQGRVGLSGEDEDEEEELSSSGEEEGEEDRDADEEGEGDEDTPIPARPSNLAGPNPFALLGEDEC; this comes from the exons ATGCTCTTCCTCACCTCACAAGTGGTAGAGTCCACTCACCCCACCGGCCCTTCCGCTAG GGCTGGAGACCAACGGGAGCCAGACCGGGCCATGCCGAGGAAGAAGCCTTTCAGCGTgaagcagaagaagaaacagCTGCAGGACAAGCGCGAGCGGAAGCGAG GGCTGCAGGATGGATTTCGCTCCAGCTCCAACAGCCGCAGTGGGAGCCGGGAGCGGAGGGAGGACCAGACTGACACCTCTGATGGAGAATCTGTGACCCAGCAAATCCGTCGGCTCAACCAGCAGCCAACCCACCACGGCTCTGGCCATCGCTATGATCCTAATAG ATACCGGTTACACTTTGAAAGAGAGACCAGGGAAGAGGTGGAACGGAAAAAGAGGGCTGCTCGAGAACAAGTGCTGAAACCAGTTAATGAGAAATCTCTAGAGCTTGACATTGGGGACATCTACCGCCCAGGCTCAA aCCTAGACTTTCCCCGTCGTCCCCCTTGGAATTATGAGATGTCCAGGGAACAGTTGATGACCCGAGAAGAAAAGAGTTTCCAAGAGTATCTGGGGAAGATCCATGGATCCTACGCCTCTGAGCAGCTCAGCTACTTTGAACACAACCTGGAG ACTTGGCGACAGTTGTGGCGTGTACTAGAGATGTCTGATATCGTCCTCCTCATCACAGACATACGGCATCCA GTCATCAACTTTCCCCCAGCCTTATATGAGTATGTGACAGGGGAGCTGGGGCTGTCACTGATACTAGTGCTGAACAAAGTAGACTTGGCACCCCCAGCTCTTGTCATAGCCTGGAAGTATCACTTTCGTCTGCACTACCCCCGGCTCCACCTTGTTCTTTTCACATCTTTCCCTCGAGACCCCCAAACCCCACAGGACCCAAAGACTG tCTTGAAGAAGCGTCGGAAACAAGGAAGGGTCTGGACTCGTGCCCTGGGACCAGAACAGTTGCTGAGGGCTTGTGAGACCATTACTGCAGGAAAAG TGGATTTAAGCAGCTGGAGAGAAAAGATGGACCGGGATGCAGCTGGGGCAAGCCGGGAGGCTGGCTccggggaagaagaagaagatgaagagggATCAGCAGTACTGGTGGAGCAGCAAACAGACGTAGCTCTGGAACCAACTGGCCCAACCCGGGAGCAATATAAGGATGGAGTTGTGACTATTGGCTGTGTGG GTTTTCCTAATGTGGGAAAGTCATCCCTGATCAATGGGCTTGTAGGTCGGAAGGTGGTGAGCGTTTCCAGAACTCCTGGCCACACCCGTTACTTTCAGACATATTTCCTCACACCCACTGTTCGGCTCTGTGACTGCCCTGGccttatctttccttccttgctgccCCGACAACTACAG GTCCTGGCCGGGATATATCCCATTGCTCAGATCCAGGAGCCCTACACATCTGTGGGGTACCTGGCTTCCCGAATACCTGTCCAGGCACTGCTTCGGCTGAGGCATCCTGAAGCTGAAGACTCAGGGCATGAGCCCCCCTGGTGTGCTTGGGACATCTGTGAAG CCTGGGCTGAGAAGCGTGGTTACAAGACAGCCAAAGCAGCTAGGAACGATGTGTACAGAGCAGCCAATAGCCTCCTGCGGCTGGCTGCTGATGGACGGCTCAGCCTTTGTCTTCGTCCACCTGGCTACACTGAACAGCGAG CCTCCTGGGAGTCTCATCCAGAAACCTTGGAGCTGGTGATGTTGCAAGGGAGGGTGGGACTGTCGggtgaggatgaggatgaggaagaagagctgAGCAGttctggggaagaggagggagaggaggaccgAGATGCTGATGAGGAGGGTGAGGGGGATGAAGACACCCCCATCCCTGCCCGGCCTTCAAACCTGGCAGGGCCAAACCCCTTTGCCCTACTGGGTGAGGATGAATGCTGA